One window from the genome of Hoplias malabaricus isolate fHopMal1 chromosome 18, fHopMal1.hap1, whole genome shotgun sequence encodes:
- the smc5 gene encoding structural maintenance of chromosomes protein 5 isoform X1, translated as MALQSKRRRTSHILNNSQISNSQSSLSCYSENGLLAHEDERRGRFVEGSILRITMKNFLTYDHSEVFPGPTLNMIVGANGTGKSSIVCAICLGLAGKTALLGRGDKVSLYVKRGCNKGSVEIELYRARGNLVINREILVESNTSVWMMNGKHSSQKAVEEAVRELEIQVGNLCQFLPQEKVGEFAKMSKIELLEATEKSVGPPEMYNFHCELKTFRTKERELENLCKEKANFLEKAKQRNERNKVDVERYHMKRRHLDMIQMLEKKKPWMEYETARKELEEVKKQREEMKKTAKSLKEAQNPLLRKIQAIEEKLQPIEDQMKEKKVKIREASQKCKQKQDQLDRKYKEIDDIKQALSLKQTEEVDRQKRIGNTKRMIQDLQKELDNMGSQDDVTPKIEVVIAELKKIQEDKARLDGERQDLRRDKVEATGELNLVQNRLKNLEDMMNRKEEMLHRRFRDTHTALQWLRRHKNLFEGKVYEPMMLVINVRDPKHAKYIESHVPVNDLRAFVFEKQQDMEKFMSEVRDSQKLRVNSVIAPAESCAHRPPLRPIDSLRRFGFFSYLRELFDAPEEVMSYLCHQYKVNDVPVGTEKTKNMIETVIRESQLRMIYTAEEKYTVKKSAYSNKTISSNSALRPSQFLTMVIDPEERQQLEEQLSAAQQRVHNVNVRMKAIEEQLAKLDRRDNELRAEKKHLSELKGKKRQLEQKISTKQDSLRQMQQSGINLQEAEEEAKAKISHVNDQKVAIVADILNAMKSRARLSMENVSLALESAGLTAEKTKLESDRRDGSTELRRAEQAFTELDHRKTSLLQTCKNLMRRASEICNMNQGETVVPEILRTVRNTHAAAQSYLLIHRHIYVVIHTDCLLHFLLQAFSELPDTLEEIEAMLNEERARAECFTGLSEAVVEEYNKREKEIKNMEKELEDKTNTLNKYRQNISEAKVRWLDPLKSLVKQINEKFSDFFRSMHCAGEVDLYSENEEEYDKYGIRIQVKFRSSTQLHELTPHHQSGGERSVSTMLYLMALQELNRCPFRVVDEINQGMDPVNERRVFDIVVKTACNGSTSQYFFITPKLLQNLTYADEMTVLCVHNGPYMLPPNKWNDKAFIRRVRRRTNH; from the exons ATGGCGCTGCAGAGCAAAAGGAGACGCACTAGTCACATTTTAAACAATTCCCAGATTTCTAACTCACAGTCCTCCCTATCCTGCTACTCAGAAAATGGTTTACTCGCACATGAAGATGAGAGGAGAGGTCGTTTTGTGGAAGGCTCCATTCTCCGTATTACTATGAAAAACTTCCT CACATATGATCACTCAGAGGTTTTCCCTGGACCTACCTTAAACATGATAGTAGGAGCCAATGGAACTGGAAAATCTAGCATAGTCTGTGCAATTTGTCTTGGACTGGCTGGGAAAACTGCCCTTCTTGGAAGAGGGGATAAG GTCAGTCTGTACGTTAAGAGAGGATGCAATAAAGGCTCAGTGGAAATTGAACT ATACAGAGCAAGGGGAAACTTGGTGATCAACAGGGAGATACTTGTGGAAAGTAACACAAGTGTATGGATGATGAATGGTAAACATTCAAGTCAGAAGGCTGTAGAAGAAGCTGTAAGGGAGTTGGAGATTCAAGTTGGGAATCTTTGTCAGTTCCTGCCTCAG GAGAAGGTTGGTGAGTTCGCCAAAATGAGTAAGATCGAGCTCCTGGAGGCCACTGAGAAATCTGTTGGTCCTCCAGAAATGTACAACTTTCACTGTGAGCTGAAGACCTTCCGCACCAAAGAGAGGGAGCTAGAG AATTTGTGCAAAGAGAAGGCCAATTTTCTGGAGAAAGCCAAGCAGAGGAACGAACGCAATAAAGTGGATGTGGAACGTTACCACATGAAGAGGAGACACCTGGATATGATACAGATGCTTGAGAAAAAGAAGCCATGGATG GAGTATGAGACTGCTCGTAAAGAACTGGAAGAAGTTAAGAAGCAGAGGGAGGAAATGAAAAAGACTGCAAAGTCCCTGAAGGAAGCTCAAAACCCCCTGCTGAGAAAGATCCAGGCAATAGAAGAAAAACTACAGCCTATTGAGGATCAAATGAAGGAGAAG AAAGTTAAAATCCGAGAGGCATCTcagaaatgtaaacagaagCAAGACCAGCTGGATCGTAAATATAAAGAG ATTGATGATATTAAGCAGGCCCTTAGTCTAAAGCAGACAGAGGAAGTAGACAGACAGAAAAGGATTGGAAACACAAAGAGAATGATCCAGGACTTGCAGAAGGAGCTGGACAACATGGGCAGCCAAGATGATGTCACACCTAAAATTGAAGTGGTTATTGCTGAGCTCAAAAAGATCCAAGAAGACAAAGCCCGGTTGGATGGAGAACGTCAGGACCTGCGCAGGGATAAAGTCGAAGCCACTGGAGAACTGAATC TTGTGCAAAATCGCCTGAAGAACCTAGAGGACATGATGAACAGGAAAGAAGAAATGCTGCACAGACGTTTCCGTGATACCCATACAGCCTTACAGTGGCTGCGTAGGCACAAGAACCTTTTTGAAGGGAAGGTCTATGAGCCCATGATGCTGGTG ATCAACGTTCGAGATCCGAAGCATGCGAAATACATAGAGAGCCATGTTCCCGTTAACGATCTGAGAGCCTTTGTCTTTGAGAAGCAGCAGGATATGGAGAAGTTCATGTCAGAG GTTCGAGATTCTCAGAAGCTGAGAGTTAACAGCGTCATTGCACCTGCAGAGTCCTGTGCTCACAGACCTCCATTACGACCCATTGACTCTCTCAG ACGCTTTGGTTTTTTCTCCTATCTCCGCGAGTTGTTTGATGCACCTGAAGAAGTCATGAGTTACCTGTGTCATCAATATAAAGTCAATGACGTACCAGTGGGCACAGAGAAAACCAAGAACATGATCGAGACG GTGATAAGGGAATCTCAGCTGAGGATGATCTATACTGCGGAGGAGAAATACACAGTGAAGAAGTCTGCTTATTCCAACAAGACCATCTCAAGCAACTCTGCCCTGCGGCCGTCTCAGTTCCTCACCATGGTTATTGACCCAGAGGAAAGACAGCAGCTAGAAGAACAGCTGAGT GCAGCACAGCAAAGGGTCCATAACGTCAATGTCCGCATGAAAGCTATTGAGGAGCAGCTGGCAAAACTGGATCGGCGAGACAATGAGCTCCGGGCTGAAAAGAAGCATCTCTCTGAGCTGAAGGGCAAGAAAAGACAGCTGGAGCAGAAAATCAGCACTAAACAGGACAG CCTGAGGCAGATGCAGCAGAGTGGGATCAACCTGCAGGAAGCTGAAGAGGAGGCGAAGGCCAAAATTTCACACGTGAATGACCAGAAGGTTGCAATAGTAGCAGACATCCTGAATGCCATGAAG tcAAGGGCTAGGCTGAGCATGGAGAACGTTTCCTTGGCTCTTGAGTCAGCAGGTCTGACAGCAGAGAAAACCAAACTGGAGTCCGATCGCAGGGATGGGTCAACTGAACTCAGGAGAGCAGAG CAAGCCTTTACTGAACTGGATCACAGGAAGACAAGTCTTTTGCAAACCTGTAAGAACTTAATGAGAAGAGCCAGTGAGATCTGCAACATGAACCAAGGAGAAACTGTAGTGCCAGAGATACTGCGCACGGTCAGGAACACACACGCAGCAGCTCAGTCATATCTCCTCATTCACAGACATATATATGTTGTCATTCATACAGATTGTTTGCTTCATTTTCTTCTACAGGCTTTTAGCGAATTGCCAGACACTTTAGAGGAGATTGAAGCCATGCTGAATGAAGAGAGAGCCAGAGCAGAGTGTTTCACTGGCCTTAGTGAAGCA GTGGTGGAGGAATACAACAAGCgtgagaaagaaataaagaacatGGAGAAGGAGCTGGAAGATAAGACAAACACACTAAACAAATACAGGCAAAACATCTCGGAG GCGAAGGTGCGCTGGCTCGATCCCTTGAAGTCGTTGGTGAAGCAAATTAATGAAAAGTTCAGTGATTTCTTTCGCTCCATGCACTGTGCTGGGGAAGTCGACCTGTACTCAGAAAATGAG GAGGAGTATGATAAGTACGGGATCCGTATCCAAGTGAAATTCCGCAGCAGCACTCAACTGCACGAACTGACCCCGCACCATCAGAGCGGAGGAGAGCGCAGT
- the smc5 gene encoding structural maintenance of chromosomes protein 5 isoform X2, whose translation MALQSKRRRTSHILNNSQISNSQSSLSCYSENGLLAHEDERRGRFVEGSILRITMKNFLTYDHSEVFPGPTLNMIVGANGTGKSSIVCAICLGLAGKTALLGRGDKVSLYVKRGCNKGSVEIELYRARGNLVINREILVESNTSVWMMNGKHSSQKAVEEAVRELEIQVGNLCQFLPQEKVGEFAKMSKIELLEATEKSVGPPEMYNFHCELKTFRTKERELENLCKEKANFLEKAKQRNERNKVDVERYHMKRRHLDMIQMLEKKKPWMEYETARKELEEVKKQREEMKKTAKSLKEAQNPLLRKIQAIEEKLQPIEDQMKEKKVKIREASQKCKQKQDQLDRKYKEIDDIKQALSLKQTEEVDRQKRIGNTKRMIQDLQKELDNMGSQDDVTPKIEVVIAELKKIQEDKARLDGERQDLRRDKVEATGELNLVQNRLKNLEDMMNRKEEMLHRRFRDTHTALQWLRRHKNLFEGKVYEPMMLVINVRDPKHAKYIESHVPVNDLRAFVFEKQQDMEKFMSEVRDSQKLRVNSVIAPAESCAHRPPLRPIDSLRRFGFFSYLRELFDAPEEVMSYLCHQYKVNDVPVGTEKTKNMIETVIRESQLRMIYTAEEKYTVKKSAYSNKTISSNSALRPSQFLTMVIDPEERQQLEEQLSAAQQRVHNVNVRMKAIEEQLAKLDRRDNELRAEKKHLSELKGKKRQLEQKISTKQDSLRQMQQSGINLQEAEEEAKAKISHVNDQKVAIVADILNAMKSRARLSMENVSLALESAGLTAEKTKLESDRRDGSTELRRAEQAFTELDHRKTSLLQTCKNLMRRASEICNMNQGETVVPEILRTAFSELPDTLEEIEAMLNEERARAECFTGLSEAVVEEYNKREKEIKNMEKELEDKTNTLNKYRQNISEAKVRWLDPLKSLVKQINEKFSDFFRSMHCAGEVDLYSENEEEYDKYGIRIQVKFRSSTQLHELTPHHQSGGERSVSTMLYLMALQELNRCPFRVVDEINQGMDPVNERRVFDIVVKTACNGSTSQYFFITPKLLQNLTYADEMTVLCVHNGPYMLPPNKWNDKAFIRRVRRRTNH comes from the exons ATGGCGCTGCAGAGCAAAAGGAGACGCACTAGTCACATTTTAAACAATTCCCAGATTTCTAACTCACAGTCCTCCCTATCCTGCTACTCAGAAAATGGTTTACTCGCACATGAAGATGAGAGGAGAGGTCGTTTTGTGGAAGGCTCCATTCTCCGTATTACTATGAAAAACTTCCT CACATATGATCACTCAGAGGTTTTCCCTGGACCTACCTTAAACATGATAGTAGGAGCCAATGGAACTGGAAAATCTAGCATAGTCTGTGCAATTTGTCTTGGACTGGCTGGGAAAACTGCCCTTCTTGGAAGAGGGGATAAG GTCAGTCTGTACGTTAAGAGAGGATGCAATAAAGGCTCAGTGGAAATTGAACT ATACAGAGCAAGGGGAAACTTGGTGATCAACAGGGAGATACTTGTGGAAAGTAACACAAGTGTATGGATGATGAATGGTAAACATTCAAGTCAGAAGGCTGTAGAAGAAGCTGTAAGGGAGTTGGAGATTCAAGTTGGGAATCTTTGTCAGTTCCTGCCTCAG GAGAAGGTTGGTGAGTTCGCCAAAATGAGTAAGATCGAGCTCCTGGAGGCCACTGAGAAATCTGTTGGTCCTCCAGAAATGTACAACTTTCACTGTGAGCTGAAGACCTTCCGCACCAAAGAGAGGGAGCTAGAG AATTTGTGCAAAGAGAAGGCCAATTTTCTGGAGAAAGCCAAGCAGAGGAACGAACGCAATAAAGTGGATGTGGAACGTTACCACATGAAGAGGAGACACCTGGATATGATACAGATGCTTGAGAAAAAGAAGCCATGGATG GAGTATGAGACTGCTCGTAAAGAACTGGAAGAAGTTAAGAAGCAGAGGGAGGAAATGAAAAAGACTGCAAAGTCCCTGAAGGAAGCTCAAAACCCCCTGCTGAGAAAGATCCAGGCAATAGAAGAAAAACTACAGCCTATTGAGGATCAAATGAAGGAGAAG AAAGTTAAAATCCGAGAGGCATCTcagaaatgtaaacagaagCAAGACCAGCTGGATCGTAAATATAAAGAG ATTGATGATATTAAGCAGGCCCTTAGTCTAAAGCAGACAGAGGAAGTAGACAGACAGAAAAGGATTGGAAACACAAAGAGAATGATCCAGGACTTGCAGAAGGAGCTGGACAACATGGGCAGCCAAGATGATGTCACACCTAAAATTGAAGTGGTTATTGCTGAGCTCAAAAAGATCCAAGAAGACAAAGCCCGGTTGGATGGAGAACGTCAGGACCTGCGCAGGGATAAAGTCGAAGCCACTGGAGAACTGAATC TTGTGCAAAATCGCCTGAAGAACCTAGAGGACATGATGAACAGGAAAGAAGAAATGCTGCACAGACGTTTCCGTGATACCCATACAGCCTTACAGTGGCTGCGTAGGCACAAGAACCTTTTTGAAGGGAAGGTCTATGAGCCCATGATGCTGGTG ATCAACGTTCGAGATCCGAAGCATGCGAAATACATAGAGAGCCATGTTCCCGTTAACGATCTGAGAGCCTTTGTCTTTGAGAAGCAGCAGGATATGGAGAAGTTCATGTCAGAG GTTCGAGATTCTCAGAAGCTGAGAGTTAACAGCGTCATTGCACCTGCAGAGTCCTGTGCTCACAGACCTCCATTACGACCCATTGACTCTCTCAG ACGCTTTGGTTTTTTCTCCTATCTCCGCGAGTTGTTTGATGCACCTGAAGAAGTCATGAGTTACCTGTGTCATCAATATAAAGTCAATGACGTACCAGTGGGCACAGAGAAAACCAAGAACATGATCGAGACG GTGATAAGGGAATCTCAGCTGAGGATGATCTATACTGCGGAGGAGAAATACACAGTGAAGAAGTCTGCTTATTCCAACAAGACCATCTCAAGCAACTCTGCCCTGCGGCCGTCTCAGTTCCTCACCATGGTTATTGACCCAGAGGAAAGACAGCAGCTAGAAGAACAGCTGAGT GCAGCACAGCAAAGGGTCCATAACGTCAATGTCCGCATGAAAGCTATTGAGGAGCAGCTGGCAAAACTGGATCGGCGAGACAATGAGCTCCGGGCTGAAAAGAAGCATCTCTCTGAGCTGAAGGGCAAGAAAAGACAGCTGGAGCAGAAAATCAGCACTAAACAGGACAG CCTGAGGCAGATGCAGCAGAGTGGGATCAACCTGCAGGAAGCTGAAGAGGAGGCGAAGGCCAAAATTTCACACGTGAATGACCAGAAGGTTGCAATAGTAGCAGACATCCTGAATGCCATGAAG tcAAGGGCTAGGCTGAGCATGGAGAACGTTTCCTTGGCTCTTGAGTCAGCAGGTCTGACAGCAGAGAAAACCAAACTGGAGTCCGATCGCAGGGATGGGTCAACTGAACTCAGGAGAGCAGAG CAAGCCTTTACTGAACTGGATCACAGGAAGACAAGTCTTTTGCAAACCTGTAAGAACTTAATGAGAAGAGCCAGTGAGATCTGCAACATGAACCAAGGAGAAACTGTAGTGCCAGAGATACTGCGCACG GCTTTTAGCGAATTGCCAGACACTTTAGAGGAGATTGAAGCCATGCTGAATGAAGAGAGAGCCAGAGCAGAGTGTTTCACTGGCCTTAGTGAAGCA GTGGTGGAGGAATACAACAAGCgtgagaaagaaataaagaacatGGAGAAGGAGCTGGAAGATAAGACAAACACACTAAACAAATACAGGCAAAACATCTCGGAG GCGAAGGTGCGCTGGCTCGATCCCTTGAAGTCGTTGGTGAAGCAAATTAATGAAAAGTTCAGTGATTTCTTTCGCTCCATGCACTGTGCTGGGGAAGTCGACCTGTACTCAGAAAATGAG GAGGAGTATGATAAGTACGGGATCCGTATCCAAGTGAAATTCCGCAGCAGCACTCAACTGCACGAACTGACCCCGCACCATCAGAGCGGAGGAGAGCGCAGT
- the mamdc2b gene encoding MAM domain-containing protein 2 — translation MMNYLLLCLFVAVQADPLPGSCSFEGSTCDYTVDPAGLSWTFDPTGHFIMVDASSQEMQKDRAVLEGPEVLHQDWSCLMVVYQLTGSASLQIQRRSEGESFDHMLWSAHSPSDSWLIASIDLQNCSEPYKVVIEGRLGSDEDSSVAIFEVNISDKYCIACDFEEPHLCGYNNQWNSNVNWYLGNEVPNERTHREQPGHLMYVDSGHTKTLKEVAKLVSPMTTVPMSGCLSFQYQQDYVEGHLFSVYSRDRAGQYQELWRNDLPENRRMDRGDETQVWILVQVALRAPYPVEVVFEAAFNSPKGGRLLLDDISFSPEFCSSGTEPIFDPKVANCDFELGFCQYSQNSADSEMWRRVSVKPNIYRSGDHTIGTGSFLLANSHFTLLSGYVSQLFGPPLPGNQKYCLRFFYSLRGFSKTDQALAVYLYDTAGAKRDKIWTQSDKTRDIWIKVELTIQSQTTFRVVFISTCKNFWTCGSVGLDDISVSLGDCDLHLGTPALPSQCDFEAGLCGYIQDKEEDEADWVLIRGPTPTSYTGPKGDHTTGVGHYLHIEASLMLVGHKASLVSSVLRGSRGTQCLLFFYHMYGSGIGQLRVLLRSETQETDQLLWVRSGEQGMSWLRASVSYKFEHQHQIVFEATRGPSVRSDIAIDDIIFQKGPCRDSDQQISQFSLSGDQNDIE, via the exons ATGATGAACTACCTCCTCCTCTGTCTGTTTG TGGCTGTCCAAGCTGATCCTCTGCCAGGCTCTTGCAGCTTTGAGGGCAGCACCTGTGACTACACTGTTGATCCTGCTGGACTCAGCTGGACATTCGACCCCACCG GGCATTTCATCATGGTGGACGCAAGCTCCCAGGAGATGCAGAAAGACAGAGCAGTCCTGGAGGGTCCAGAAGTTCTGCATCAGGACTGGAGCTGCCTAATGGTGGTTTATCAGCTGACAGGCAGTGCCTCCTTGCAGATTCAGAGACGTTCAGAGGGAGAGAGTTTTGACCATATGCTGTGGTCAGCCCACAGCCCCTCGGATAGCTGGCTCATTGCAAGCATAGACCTCCAGAACTGCAGCGAGCCATACAAG GTTGTTATAGAAGGTAGACTCGGATCAGATGAAGACAGCAGCGTGGCCATCTTTGAGGTCAACATTTCCGATAAATACTGCATAG CATGTGACTTTGAAGAGCCTCATCTATGTGGATACAATAACCAGTGGAACAGCAATGTGAACTGGTATTTGGGGAACGAAGTTCCTAACGAgcgcacacacagagaacagcCAG GTCATTTAATGTATGTGGATTCAGGCCATACGAAGACTCTCAAGGAAGTGGCCAAGTTGGTGTCTCCCATGACGACAGTGCCCATGTCGGGGTGTTTGAGTTTTCAGTACCAGCAGGACTATGTGGAGGGCCATCTGTTCTCAGTCTACAGCAGAGATCGGGCTGGTCAGTATCAAGAGCTGTGGAGAAACGACCTGCCTGAAAACAGACGCATGGACCGGGGGGATGAGACTCAGGTGTGGATTCTTGTACAAGTTGCCCTGAGAGCTCCCTATCCTGTGGAG GTGGTGTTTGAAGCAGCGTTTAACAGTCCAAAAGGGGGCCGTTTGCTTCTAGATGACATTTCCTTTTCTCCTGAATTCTGCAGTTCAGGAACAG aACCCATATTTGACCCAAAAGTTGCAAACTGTGACTTTGAATTGGGTTTTTGCCAGTATTCTCAGAATTCAGCAGACAGTGAGATGTGGAGGAGAGTTTCTGTGAAGCCCAACATCTACAGATCAGGAGATCACACCATAGGAACAG GATCATTCTTGTTGGCGAATTCACATTTCACATTGCTGTCTGGCTACGTCAGCCAGCTCTTCGGACCACCATTGCCAGGGAACCAGAAGTACTGCCTGAGGTTCTTCTACTCTCTGAGGGGCTTCAGCAAAACAGACCAAGCCTTGGCTGTGTATCTTTATGACACGGCTGGAGCTAAACGGGACAAAATTTGGACCCAGAGTGACAAAACCAGGGATATATGGATAAAAGTGGAGCTCACAATCCAGAGTCAAACAACTTTCCGG GTGGTATTCATCAGCACGTGTAAAAACTTTTGGACCTGTGGCTCTGTTGGGCTTGACGATATTAGTGTCAGTCTTGGGGATTGTGATCTTCACTTAg GAACTCCAGCTTTGCCCTCGCAATGTGATTTTGAGGCTGGACTATGTGGCTACATTCAGGACAAAGAGGAAGATGAAGCAGATTGGGTTCTGATTAGAGGGCCGACCCCTACATCTTACACAGGTCCTAAAGGAGACCACACAACTGGAGTTG GTCATTATTTGCACATTGAGGCCTCTCTGATGCTGGTGGGTCATAAAGCCAGCTTGGTCTCCAGTGTTCTACGAGGCTCTAGAGGGACTCAATGTCTGCTGTTCTTTTACCACATGTACGGCTCTGGCATTGGACAACTTAGAGTTCTGCTACGCTCAGAAACACAGGAAACAGATCAATTGCTGTGGGTCCGCAGCGGAGAACAGGGCATGTCCTGGCTGAGAGCATCAGTGAGTTATAAGTTTGAACATCAGCACCAA ATTGTTTTTGAAGCCACCCGAGGGCCATCAGTAAGAAGTGATATTGCAATTGATGACATCATATTTCAAAAGGGACCCTGCAGAG ATTCTGACCAGCAGATTTCACAGTTCAGTTTGTCTGGAGATCAAAATGACATTGAATGA